The DNA region CTTCTCGTTCGGCTATCATTACAAGACGCAACATATCAGCGACTGTCATGGCCTTTTGAAAGGCTTTCACTCACGTAGTTGAACTTGAGCACCGGGAAGCCAGGGTCTCTCCTTTCAACCTCAGTCTGCCCGTGAACCAAGTGGAATGGGAACCCATCCACCGGGTCATAGAAGGTCACTCTCTTGCCACCGCCCGGCACATCCTTGAGCTCATGTACTTCAGTCGCTCGGCACTCTTCTGGAAGCGATTGGTGGGCGTAGACGAGATCCTCCTCAGACTCGACAACAAATGCTGCTCCCCCAAATTCCGGCTTGTCAGAAGCCTCGAGGGCTAACACAAAAGGCTCTGTTCCATATCCTCTGAAGAAGGTTGTCTTTCCGATCGTCTCGGTCTCGTAGAAGCCAAAGTCGGCAGCAAATCGTTTGGCGGCTTCAATATCCTTGTGCTTGTACCAGACATGTGCTGGACGCACCAGCTGGATCTTCTTTAAGGGGTTTGATGGGAGTCCGGCGGCCATGATGAACTTTGGATGTGATTGTTGTTCAGTTGATCGTGTTGGGAGCGGATGGGACAAGAATGTTGATAACAAATCTTTTGGACAGATTAATGACACAGAGGCAGGCTTCCCGGGGGATATATCTAGAGTCCGGCCGACGGCCCAAGGCAACCAAGATGGGACGAACTGGGCTCTATTTTCTAGCGCTCACGCGGGGATGTGGTGGGGTAAAAGCGATGGTGACGCAGGTCGCGGCAATTCAAGGGAGAAAAGCCAATGGTGATGCTCCGATCGCGCGACGGCATTTTGCCATTGCCCAATAGCGGGCGCCGGGTAATGTCGAGCGCCCGTTCTTCGGTGTCTCATCATTCGACTCGTGTTGCCCCGACCTGCGACGGTGTGCGAGAGAAACACAAGAGTTCGGAGTCCCGGGGGGGTTTTATGTTAGAGCGAAGCCACTGTCATGTCAGAGGCAGCATATGAGCCACACTCCGATCTCTGTGGTTGCGATTCGAGACCTCCTACCATTATCCCGATGCCACGTCATTGGTGCGCATACTTGCAAGATCTCTCATCCGCATTGCCGGGTAGATACCTGAGGTAGATAGCCCGCTTTGCTGCACAATTTCAACCTACCTCGAACTCTATGGCCTGGCGACTTGATTTCCTTCGTTACTGAAAGATAGATGACTTTGAAGTTCGTCTTCATCAACGAGGTGCTCGGGAGGATTCCACCTCGGTGGTGCGGGGAAGCTTCAGTTGTCATCAAGGATGTGGCGGGGCAACAGCTGAAGTGCCAAGATCTGGGGGTAAACAAGCTTAAAAGGGGGGGACAAGGGGCAACCGGCAACATGCAACAATTTCCATATTGTCACGCGACCTCAGCCAGTTGCTTTCCCACCATTAATTTATTTCTCAGTCCACCCTGGATTTTGATAACACTCGAGATTGGCTGGAACTTCATTCCCAAGCCCCGGTGTCTGGTTCCCTCCAACTTTAAATCTGACTTTGGTAGCTTCCTCGGTCTAGGCCTACAGCTTTGCCCCTGCAAGCGTTGCAagaaaggggaaaaggggtaaAAGGACCGTCTTTTGGTCGCACAACATATTCGCTTCATAACTCTTCTGCAGCACCCAGTGGACGGTTCACTACGCCGGTAGTTTGGTTAGTCCGTCTTACTGctcgccaaccccccatcaATTTACTTCAACCCGGTGGTGAAGGCTTCATTCTACATGCCATACAGCATTCAATTGGCTCTCAAGCCTGTCAGAGGCCAAGCCACAGCTATCACCGACTCCCCTGATCGAGTCTAGACGACATTGTGGTTGCAGAAGACCTTGCAATCCCCCCATGCAGTCAATATCTGTTTACGTACTCATTGGTCTCATTACCTGTTTGCTTGCCCGTGTcatcacaccaccatcactctACAAGCCTTGGAGAATTATCAAGACGGTCCCCGGAGCTGAGAATAGAACAGGGCGATGCTTGAGAAGAGGGGTCTGGAGTTGAGTACTTAAAGCCCAGCTCCGTCGCCCCAGATCACAACATACTTGACCATTCTCACAACATCCTTCGAGCTATACCTGCCCTTCATACAAACCTGAGCTTCACCAGCACTCTAATCAAAAATgcagctcctccacatcctcgcAGCCTTCCCTCTCACGGCCCTTGCCGCCCTCAACGGCCGATGCACTGGTTCCGAAGCCACGGGCGAGTGGGGCTCCAAGGGCATCTGCATCAGGACTTCGACCTGCAGCAGTGCCGGCGGTGCTTACAAGACTGGCGCCTGCCCGTCTGACCCTGCCGATGTCAAGTGCTGCCTGGTGGGCCGTGGTCCTTCCGTTGGCACCAACccttgtggtggtgcttcGTGGTGTGACTGGACCTCCAACACATGCAGTGGTAGCCGACTGACTGGTAGGTTTTTATCATGCCCTCGGTCCATCATGCATGTACTAACCAAATCCATAGGATACTGCCCCGGCGGATCCAACTACAAATGCTGCAGGCTCTAGACTCTGGACCTACGCCAAAACGAGAATCAATATCTGGACAGGAATGATGCTAGTGTGAACGGGAGAGGTGAACCGAAAATGTTTTGAAAGGCTGGGACAGAGTACCTGGAAGTACTGTTGCACATAATGCTGAAAATATCGGAATGCCATTCGTTTGTACCATATTGTG from Podospora pseudopauciseta strain CBS 411.78 chromosome 6, whole genome shotgun sequence includes:
- a CDS encoding hypothetical protein (COG:S; EggNog:ENOG50) → MQLLHILAAFPLTALAALNGRCTGSEATGEWGSKGICIRTSTCSSAGGAYKTGACPSDPADVKCCLVGRGPSVGTNPCGGASWCDWTSNTCSGSRLTGYCPGGSNYKCCRL